In Pagrus major chromosome 23, Pma_NU_1.0, the genomic window ACGCACTCACGTACACACACGGAGACAGAAGTGTGGTGCAGCCCAGGAGTTATtcaggatgaggaggagaggagcaacaaaacaactgaGGTAATACATCAGAAAACAACTGCATgggtgtgtgtaatgtgtgtgtgtgtgtgaggtaacAAAAACAGGAGGTATGTGTCGGAGAGGTATtctagatatatatatatatatatatatatatagatgtataTACGTATGTAAGTACAGTAGATTACTTGTCAGTATTAATGAGTAACATGTATTTTCAAGTCATATTGCACCTACATgtattgtgattttaaaatgtgttttcttttaataaagTAAATTTGTTACCTAACTATTTTCTTTAGTTTCCTAAGTAACACTGTATTATAAAGTAGTGGAAACAATTTCCATGTAGTCTATAGCTACAATACACCTTTGTATCATAACAATACACTTATTTTTTCCAGTCTCTGCTCAATTAGCATGAAAAGGTCTAATGTATTACGAAAGACACTGTACTTCCTGTAAACATATTGAATGATTGTAGCAGGCAATGTGCCTTTCTTACGCCTCACTGTTTACAGCAAGTACAGTAAGGGTCGACTGATCCCGAGCAATCACACTTTAATTATCCATAGCCATAGAGATGCATGTAAAAATGGAAGTGGTTGTTATGCGACATGCCATGGATCTACTAAaggaaatctggatacagcgtAGGAGGCAGAACCCCATTTATTCCTATGAAACCAAACAGTCTGGTTGCAGGATGGAAAACAAAACCAATGAGCTGAAATATGCTATAAAGCTGAAATGTTGATTATAGCCtatatgtatagatatataggctataacaataataataatatatatttatttattttctgtactCACAATCTTAGTTTAGTTTAGCATGTTTGGAACACATGTTTGGAACACAAAGTACAGCCAAGGCTAATGATTATTATGTTATTAGCGTCGACGTTTCTGAAAATTTGACCTGATGAAAAGACATTACAAGTCATCCTCTGGGGAGATTCCCTTAATTGTAATTAATGTAACAGTTGTCAAGATAAAAATCTTGCTGTAATTCTGATTCAGGACACCACGATGCGATGATGAACGACAAATGTTCATAACACATTACAACttttaatgcattaaaactTACCAATGTGTTGTGACTGCAGTTTTAAGACATAATAATGCAAATAGCAAATGTTATAATGCATTATTATGTGTCACACAGGTCTCTCTatgtataaataataattacattataGATAAGGGCTTCATACAAATTGTTCCCACTGTAACTTCTCCTAACACTAACAGACAGGTTCATGGGTAGCTGAGGACTGCATGGCTCCATGTTTTCTCAATAAACTACCACCACCCACATAATAAATGAGGAAATACATTATATAAGCTATGAGGTAACAGTGTCGGGGTGTGTTttgtgcacgttcacaacatgtgtgtgtgtctctgtgtgtacgtgagacagtgagagataGAGAGGTCAGTACGTGAGGGAGGTAGGCcgacaaacactcacagagcCTCGGAGGACTGAGGGGTGGGCTGCACCCGCGGACAGAGAGTGCCATTGCAGTTAAGGAGATGCATGGGAGACGGGTGTCTGGCGGGGGGTGGGGGTTGTCTGAGAAGCTAATGGTCAAGTCccgaagaaaaataaaaaatattacagtttCTGTGGTGTGGGGTGGTTGTGGGGGAGAGTAGAGACATGACGGAGCCCCTCAGTTTGCATTAGTGTAGGAACAGAGTACAGTTGTTTGTCCAACAGGTGCAAGAGGAGTTAATTGCTGAGATTTGCATAAAGGTCTTCTGTACTGTACGTTCATGGCAGTGTGTCTGGAATTTATATATGTGAATAACTAACTGTTTACAACTttgtactgtttgtgtgtgtgtgtgtacctttaAGAAATGACAATACACAAATCCAGAttgtcagtgtgtttctctGGTGTGTTTGCTGGTGGCAGGAGGTGGATCTTGTGGgtgtttgacaaaaaaaaaataaatttacaGGGCACGTTCccactgaaggaaaaaaacaaaaatatagacTTTCTTCGCCTCTTGTCCTTCCCCCATGCTTCCTCTTCCACTTAAGCCACCCCATTTATTTCCTTCTGTGTCCAGGGTTCTTTTAGGGGGACTAGGCGCTCCATAAGTCACACTTCCTGATCCTCGAAGACCTCCAGGAAGAGCGGGGGAAAGAGTTCGTTAGGACACTCCACCTTCATATGGAGGAAGCGGCTGGCGTGGCAAGCTCCGATCATGCGCAGGTCCGTCACCTTCATCAGCAGCTTGGGCCAGAAGTGGGGAATGTTGTGCTTGCGGTAGTTGATGTAGTGCTCGAACGCCAGCAGGTAAGCCTCTTGGCACTGCTCGATCTTCTCCACACTGGTCAGCCCTGAACGGTCTGGGGTGATACGGAAGAgataaaaaattacatttgttaCTTTCAGGAAACATTTCCACCTCATCCTGAAGCAGAAAGTAAATTTCCGAAACAGTGGAATAAGTTTTAGTCTTGTGATGACATCACCTAACAGCCAAAAGAAGATATGAAAAATAGCATTTTCTGGGCATTTTCTGACTGTTtggcagagagaagagagacggCAGcaaatgagggagagagaaagcaaaTGCAACAAATGCTGGAGTTCAGCCAAACGGGACCCGGGGATGATGCAGGTCATAAGTGCGCTATCAACTGTTTTTAAGCTCGTATTCAATACAAAAACAGGTCTGTGTGTAACCTTCCTCAAatgaaacaacatgaaacaatCAGACGTCATCTTGTTGTGCATTGTTCTTCTGCAATGGTTTAATAGGATCTGACTAGAGAACTAGTGCAACCAACTACTGTATTTATGAACCAACTCACCAactcatttgcattttcatggTGTTCAAATTTATGCTAAACTGGATTATATTCAGCATATTAACCTCTTAGCCATGGGGTTATCTggaaaattgatttttaaattgatCTGGCTTTATTTAGCTGATGCCATTGCCTTAACGAATGCCTGTATTGGGCACAATCCAAATCATGATGCTCATGCGGTTAAGCTTTGAAACACTTAGCTGTAAGTGGACCCATGGTAAACCTGTCTGTGAGTGAGTAACTTATAATAATATACAGACAATACTGGCAGCAGCATGCCAGTAAAGAGCAGTAACAGTCAGTCAAAAAGCTGGTAGAGGTTTCTGTGATCCATTTAATGCAGTGACAATGAGCCCGACCTGCAACAATAGGACGGAAACCCCACCATGATGAGACTAAAAATAGTATGCACCCAAATAGGACCTCAAATCTTGCATTATTCCAACTGATAAGAGAGATAATTAAActttatgcaaaaaaaatgtggtaACTTTTTTTGCGGTGGAATTAATTTTTCTCTTAAATGTCAAATCTGGAGTCTATATTACTCAGGAGGCATCAGACTATTCTCTCCAGTTTACATAAAACGGTGACTGTCTACAAACTCGTCAGCGATGGGATTGAAGGCAGATCAGACGAGATTACTCTTATTCAGATTGTTTAGGAGGTGTGGGAACTCAGCTGAGATGACGAGATATGTGGGTATTGGTAATTCCCAAATTTTTAACAACTTTCAAAGTAGACTGAAAGTTGATGTGATACTTATATAACTAATTATATAACTATGTATAATTACCTAATATATAACTATAGTTATTTTCTGAGACTTGACAAAGTTCTTTcacaaaaaagagagagcgatGAACTCAAAATGACTAGTCCAATCATCTGGGTGTGTGAAACTGGTGACGCTTTCCTTTGATGTAGCGAGAGACACGACTCCTTGTTCTTACAGAAGTAACGATGTCAGTGTCTTGTTTTGAAGTGAAAAgctaaaaagtgaaatctatgAACCAGTTAAATGATCTGAGCTCAGAAGCAGCAAAGCCTTCACTCCTTGTATTATTAATGTGCcagttattaaatatttaattctgtttttaccAGAATCTTTTATTTTGAGATGAAAACTCTGGTCATTGCAACAGAAGGCAGGTGAGAATCAGAACAACAAAACACTACATCTAAAACTACTCCGTCTGTAACAACAGCAGAAGTAGTCGAGGAGTGTGAAGATGTAAACTTAGTTTAAATATTAAGATCACACATCTGtacactttaaagtgtgtatgttgatgaaggttctcagtcatccaggtcgtGGTAATTCTAACgggactctgaaactcagagcccacacgtgtccttaacgactctgtaaggacactcccacacagagtttaaaagcctgcagctcccctccagttagttagaactgaagaagctcttggatgagaagtgaaacttcttcttcttcttcttttgaaacaagtccagttgccgacaatacagcacttagaatttaAAGTGTGTACATGCACCAACGTTACTTATTCCTCACCTGAGCTCATGAGCAGCACAGCCTGCATCAGAGCCACCTCCGAGTCATCCAGGTTGAACTGAGCCAGGCTCTTGCCCAAATCAAAGATGGCGTCCGACACCACGCCCAACCCGCCGTTCTTCAGCTGCTCACGTTTCACAGCCATCTCGCCGTTTAGTGTCAGCGTCTCGCTTTCCGGATCGTAGCGTACGGCGGCCCGCAGCGACATGATCTCCATGCAGCAGCCCTTCAGCAAGATGATCTGGTCTTCACAAGGCAGCTGCAAAACATCAAGGAATGATATGACAGGAAATTTTATGAATGTAAGAGTTTCAATCTAAATGGCCACAATAATATGAAAACTGTTCTTATAATTATGGCTTATAAAAGACGTTTAGATTCAACACAAACTCTGAAGTATTCTAGATGAGTACAgaattgtttgtgttgtaaGAATGAATGTATGAACCAACACAGTTATTGTAATGGCTGGCAACATattacaatataacaatataacaagtgtttaaggttagggttagagtgTTACAGCTCCCAGATAAAAGATGCTAATgttgctggatgtgtaaatacaCTGTGTTTGCTAACTTGTTAGCAATAACAACTTTATAAGGGATATTATGTTAATGTTGCATTTACAACTGGCTGGcctgcccccaagtggccaaattttaagaaatgaataaaaaaaaaaaaaaatcaatgtagCTTGCACTTGCATTATATTGtgcaggttccccttgtgcCACCAAAAAAGCTCTGACCCGTCAAGGCAGGTCCTGTGTGTTGGGGGGTTGGGCCTCTGTGGATCTGACTTGTTCTGACAAGTTGGAATATGGAGAATTTGGGGGATCAGTGTCTTGGGCTCTTTGTCAGGTTCCTTCGGacgttcctgagcagtttttacagtgtggcATGGCTCACTGTCCTATTCGGGGGCAACAGTGTTTtggtgggtggtgtgtgtcagcCACATGAACGCtaggacccaaggtttccagCAGAACACTGatttgtaacaagatgatctatgttattttactttacctgTTAATGGCTTATATTATATATgatggaaatgtattttatttatttatttacatatgcTGGAGAAAGGTACTTTGGcttcttttttaatatttattttcactgatgGACTGTATGGATTTGTCAGAATCAACCTTTGAAATGCACTGTAAAATGCTATGTCATAGCTTTTCTTCAACCCTGATAATAATTATCTTGGAGTGCTTCCTTGCAGAGAAGGGCTATCGTTTTCTTTTCGCAAACAAATCCGCTGCCAAACATTATGTAACCGGGAGGCCCCTACAATATACATGACGACCGTGCTCAGTAAGGTGGAACTCAGGCAAGGACACTCAAACTCTCACGCATATCATTTCTGTTGAGAGCAGAGTGAAATCAGAGAGTGGTGAGTCATCACATCCTCAAGAGCGACAGAGAGGTGGGAGGATGACAGGCAGCATGACAAAGGCTGCAGATAGGGGAAGTTCTCAATCAGCAGACCTCATTACAGTTAATAAGCGCGTTAGTGGGTTAACAGTGTTCATGAGACGGGTCTAGAGTTAATGAGGAGAAGCAATTACATGTCAGTGAAACTTCAAAAAGAGGCTGTGTTCAAAGGCACAACCTGTTCTACCCAAGCTGCTGACTACgttctgtcttttatttacatcctcaccatgtactgtataataaatggaaaattacTTGTTAGCTTACATAGCAGGACAAGCAAGACAGAGGCTATTGAAAAGCAGGACAGAGCTGTTAGTATTACTCTACACTGTGATATAGTAGCATCCAGGATTAGCTTCCACACTAACAGGAAATACTACAAATTGGATGCACCAATAATTAACAgggagtttgtttttttaacttgacCTGTGCAGCAAATGAGTTTATGATGTGCTCCTTTCCCTGGAAGTAACACTAGGTAAGGCTACTGCGGTAAGTTAGTTAGCCAGGCATGCTAATGTTAGAGAAAACACACCGTTTAATATCGTCCTCATACTTTTCTCTTGTGGTTTCGGGAAGGATGCCACCATCCAGAAACCTTATCGCTCTTACTGCACCCCTCTGCACACTGCTCTGACATAGGTAGGACTGGACAATCAGGGTAGAGGTTTAGCGAGTGGTCATTTGATAAATTTTTTCAGATTTGGTAGGTCCTTAATGAATTAACTGCTACAGTGCAGAGGAGACAGTGTGATTTAAATGTAAGGAACAGCAAAGCCAGCTTTAGGACTGAGTGCCTTCAAAGACCACCCATGCCAAAAATGTAAGCAGTCATGACACTGTGAGGCACTCTGGATGAAAGCATCCACAAGTGTTTTTATATCACTGTACTGAGGCTGATGATAGACAGAAACCCACAGATATGTTTGAGTGTGAGAACAGATTTAAACACACACCACCCGCTGAACCTACCTCCGAGAACATGGGCAATTTCTTGGCGAAGTCGACGACACGTGTGATCGCAGGAGTCATGATCTTGGTGAACTCGCTGAAGGCTTCCAGGTCCACCTTATCTCCGTCGGAGGTGGGCACCACTGGACCCTGGCCGATATCATCCGACTGGAGACAAGACATCATATATGTGAGGGAACCTTTCAGACTAAAATGTCAGAAGGAAATGATAATATTATAACAGTTTGCTGAAGAAGACTCTATTCAAAAGGTCAGATGTCTTGTGAGTTAGAGTCTGTAGTGATAATAGCATACTATATAACTATCAGTATGAATAAAGACAGGAAGACACATAGTTCATTGATTTAAATATTGTTGTGATGCATTTTTAGCCTTGCATGTACCAGCTTAATGTACTTGTGTGATCAGAAACACATGCAGATCATCCTCTGTCTAATTGAAAGGCAGTTGGCATCCTCCAATTAGAGCAGCTTATCTGTGCTACAGTGGATTTGGCACCAGGGAGCGCTGAGGTAAGACGTTATCTAACAGACTGGAAGGTAGCGCAGATAGTCACACAGCCAATCCCTATCCTGTTTTGATAACACGGGATCTTGAGTGCTttaacagacaggaaacagcttCAGGCAACGCATCATCAGGGATACTTTATTAATGACTAGAGAATATCTTGGGGGTCATCAGCAGGATGTTAGGATGAAACctaatgaaatattaaaggtgGCATGTCGTGCTCATATTCAGGTAGATCATTTTaatttgggttactactagaagaGGTAGAGcttctcattctgtccagtaATGCAGcgctgtctgaaatgctctgttttagctcccgtctctttaaggGCCCCCTCCCAAATActcagtctcctctgattggtcagctcataaatgcctgacccagcatctttaacaacaacacagccGCTGTGTTAAGTTGGTTCTTATGTGCTTAACTAGCAGCTAGGCatgaattatgcaaatatgtgacacggtgacgtagtgtgatgtcacaaagtcacagaataagaggcaggactactgacggggcgtttcaggagcagtgttttctgtgggagagaggagctacTGTTGgtgtggatttttaaaggctgATATAATATAAACAGTTGGTAGATTTGAAATATCAACCTTCCAGCTGTTTCTGGATGACGTTCACATCTGTTTTGAGTGGCTGAATTTATCGTATGTAAGATCGCTAATCCAAAGTACgaagcagtgaagttgctgtaACAACAGACAGACTCCGCTCTGATTGGCTTCGCCTGCTGTGTTCCCAAATACTGaatctgttattttctttttgggcATTCTTCTGTTCTCTTGTTCACCTTGGACAAGCTGCCCCACTGTGTAGTTTTTCAGCAGGGCCAGGCCTTCAAAAATAGTATTTGACAATAAGCCTGTCTTTGCCTTTATGGAACGGTTGCCTGGTAACTGTCATCTGACCTTTGCCTTGAGGTAACCATTGGCGCTGTAGACACATGCATCATGCACGTGCCACCGATCGCATACTGTAGGACGGCGGGGAGCGAGTTGCTGATGAAAAGGCATGctgtcaaaacatttcttttttttggaaatgaaacaaagtcgctttctgattttgattttaacaactttaaacacactgctggaggaacagttgggATTTATGAgccagataaaagaaaaaataaactacTTTGACGGACTCAACGAGTATGATTATGCCACAGAGTATCCTGATTTAAATACCCATTAATGAAAATATGACATAATTGATAAGATATGATTTATTGTAAGCTTTCATGGAATAGGGGAGAGGACATTTTTGCAGGAGCTAAAAAGAGAGCAGGGAGTTgagcctgctgtgtgttttttacaccCCAGTGCTTTAGTTTCTGGTGTGTTAGCATGATAAAAAGTCGGCCTGAGTTTTGGAAGTCACACTGTGGGCCTCCCCTcgaagaaaagaagagaatcATTCTCATCTACCAtgaaaaaagttaatattttggGGATAGTCATGCTCTAGGTCACACTGTGTGGGCTAAAACTAAAGCCCTTTTGTTTATtgcctttatttttttacattttggtaaACAGGCAGCACCAGAATTAAGCCGATTTAGCtattagcagttcctgtttgcagtgtactcatggatgtacagaTCACTGGAATGCTGATagtaaagaaaacacatgatATAAAGTTC contains:
- the LOC141019338 gene encoding thyroid hormone receptor alpha isoform X1 is translated as MEPMSNKQDSNSSEGDEKGWPNVPKRKSKNGQCSVKSMSALSVSVPGYIPSYLEKDEPCVVCGDKATGYHYRCITCEGCKGFFRRTIQKNLHPAYSCKYEGCCIIDKITRNQCQLCRFKKCISVGMAMDLVLDESKRVAKRRLIEENRQRRKREEMVRTLQTRPEPNTAEWELIRMVTEAHRHTNAQGSSWKQKRKFLSDDIGQGPVVPTSDGDKVDLEAFSEFTKIMTPAITRVVDFAKKLPMFSELPCEDQIILLKGCCMEIMSLRAAVRYDPESETLTLNGEMAVKREQLKNGGLGVVSDAIFDLGKSLAQFNLDDSEVALMQAVLLMSSDRSGLTSVEKIEQCQEAYLLAFEHYINYRKHNIPHFWPKLLMKVTDLRMIGACHASRFLHMKVECPNELFPPLFLEVFEDQEV
- the LOC141019338 gene encoding thyroid hormone receptor alpha isoform X2 → MEPMSNKQDSNSSEGDEKGWPNVPKRKSKNGQCSVKSMSGYIPSYLEKDEPCVVCGDKATGYHYRCITCEGCKGFFRRTIQKNLHPAYSCKYEGCCIIDKITRNQCQLCRFKKCISVGMAMDLVLDESKRVAKRRLIEENRQRRKREEMVRTLQTRPEPNTAEWELIRMVTEAHRHTNAQGSSWKQKRKFLSDDIGQGPVVPTSDGDKVDLEAFSEFTKIMTPAITRVVDFAKKLPMFSELPCEDQIILLKGCCMEIMSLRAAVRYDPESETLTLNGEMAVKREQLKNGGLGVVSDAIFDLGKSLAQFNLDDSEVALMQAVLLMSSDRSGLTSVEKIEQCQEAYLLAFEHYINYRKHNIPHFWPKLLMKVTDLRMIGACHASRFLHMKVECPNELFPPLFLEVFEDQEV